In Capra hircus breed San Clemente chromosome 5, ASM170441v1, whole genome shotgun sequence, the DNA window CTCCCAGCAGGGCTCTTCCCCCAGATGTTGCCCTGGAGGGTTCCCagcaccctccccctccccagggggCAGCGGTGCCCTCCTGGGGCCACAGGGCACATGGGTCTCTGCAGACCTCTGGGCTCACATATAGAGGCGGGACTTGACAGGAGGTGACAGGGTCTGTGATGCAGTCCCGAGTCAGGGCTTTGAGGGGGGACACAGGGGACTTCATGGTACTCTTGGCTCTGTGCTGGGGGACCAGGTGTCACCTCCCAGGGGGCCAGCTGCAGGAAGGTACCCTGGACACCTTGGCATTGGGCCCTCCTGCTGGGTGCCATCTGTGTGGGCACCTGTGGGTGGCAGGATGGTTCATGCAGTCAGAAGGTGACTGAAACGAGAGTCACAACTGCCAGGAGCAGGAAGGGGGTGATATGGGGgccttctctcttctttcacactTGTTCTCctgagggcttccttgatggttcagctgtaaagtatctgcctgcagttctagaggcccaggttcaatccctgggttgggtagatcccctggataggtaaatgacaacccactccagcattcttatctcaagaatcccaaggacagaggaggctggcaggctacagtctatgggttctcAAGAGCCGGACATTCTCACCCCAGCACCAGCCCACACGGTTACTGGGCAAGGCCATGGTTCTAAAAAAGTACGAGTGGCAGTTGGGTGATAATGAGAAGTGCTACGCAGGACGTGCACTTCACCCAGAACCAGCTGACGAGAACCTAGCCACACCCGTGAattcccaccagggaagttagAAAACACAGAACTGAGCATTTGATCCTGACAGTTTGGGTGGTCTTGGGTGAGTCAGAAAGACTATTGTCTAATTGGCAGGAAGACCACCCTGACCCCAGGGACGAAGGGAGGGAAGGCCTCTACGTGTACACGTGCCCATAGCTGCCAAGGTGCGGAGTGCCACGGCCATGCAGCGCAGCTGAGTGAGCACCATCAGGGCGCCAAGCGAGCGATCAACACTTGGGTCAAAGCAGTCACCACCTGTGGTTTGTTCCCCTTTGCTGGCACTGTATTTTGACGGCAGATGCCATTGTGTACCTGCCCCTCTCACATAAATCACTGCAGGCCTCAtagaagaatacattttaattctGATGAAGCTTAGCATGACATTAACATAAAGGAAAGTGCTTTGGGTTGAAAATACAGGAGCTGTTAACCAATTTTCTTAAACAATGTGTTCTAAACAACCCTCCAGGCCATCAATGAACAAAGCCCAAATCCTGgagagagagatatatatatgGTTACACTCACTGCATAGAACACTTACTACCTTTCAGTGTGAACTtgacagcatgcacacacacacacacacacacacacacacacacacacacacccttcttgTTTAACAAAAGTCATGTCTCGTGGCCAGAAATACGTTACATCCATAACTTGCAGTGGCCTTAAGAGCAGATGGGAAGCTTCAGATTGCTGCGCCCTGGTCCACATCCCTCCATTTCCAGGCACAAGGGCCACTCCTGGGACCCCTCACGAGgcccctccagccctgcccagctGGAGTGCGTGTGGTGGAAGTAAGGAGGCGGGGAGGCTCTGCAGCCCCATCAGCAAAGGGAAGGGCCAGCACGGCCGAGGGACCTGGGATCTGCCCTCAACCAGCCCTGGCCTCCCAGCCTCGGGGGGAGAGGGACCGGGACAGCAGGAGCATTCACCTGCTGCTTCTGACAAGCTGAGATGAGGCTGGGGGTCCTTTCAGCTCCCTCCCCCAAATCTAGGTCTCTAACCCTCTAAACTGCAGTCGGTGCCAAAGACAGCAACTTCGAAGAAAGTTGGTTGCCCTCCTCTCTCCGCAGAGGCCACAATGACCTTGACCCTCCTTTCAAGTCCCACGCGTGGAGGCCCCCACTGCAGACGCGTCCAGACGCGGGGTGCACTGTGAACAATACGGGTGGGAAACACACTGAGCCGCGAAACGCTCCTCGACCCCAGAAACTGAGCCTTTGGAGAAACCTGCCTGTGGGCCTCAACATTGCCACGGATCACACGACGAGGTAAACCATTTTCTTCCCATTGATGTTTCTGGTCTTCAGCCCCAGGTAGCGGCGGCTCTTCTTCTCCGGCTGCCCGTACACCATGTTGATGAAGAACCTGGGCTCGTCTTCCGCCCTGGGTTTGAAGCACAGGCAGCAAAAAGCAGATCTTACCCGGTGACACAGATAAGTCATGGCTTCCGCCTCTTCTGAGGGCTCCTCATACACGGGCTGCTTCATTTCCTCGTAGGCAGACAGAATCACTGCCTGAAATAAGTTGATCAATATACAGATCATCACCAGCAAGAAAGATGAGAGAAAGAGGACCCCGAGAACCCGGTTATTGAAAAATTCCGTGTTCTCAAAAGCTGAGACACAGTAGGAAAATATGGTCTGGGTGGCGTGGATCATGTCACTGTAGTTCCACTCATGCTGCCCGAACACCAAGTACCCGAATGCCATGAAGACAAAGAAATACACGGACACCACCAATGCCATGTGGCAGATGCCAGGAAGGGCAATCTGGATGGCCCTCTGAGCCAGACGCACATCGTAAAAGACCCTGGAATACCGGAGCGTCTTCAGGATCGTcagaaacaccaggaaacccagAATCACCCTCATGGTGTAATCCACTTGAGCCACTGCGTGAAAGGGAATGAAATCCTCAGGATTTGACAGGTAAGCCCGAACTACACCGATGGCCAAGAAGTGCTTCCTGACAAAGAGCACGATCCACAAGGTAAAGATGCATTTTAGAGCAAAGTTGAGCAAATTATATACACTTTGCACGTAGGCAGTCCTTTCTTGTGTGATTACATAAACCTCGTCAACAGTGTAggcaaggaagaaaatgaagatggcCAAGTACAGGTAGTTTTCTGCTGAGTCGGCTGAGTATTTTCTGTTGAAATGAGCGAGCGAGAAGGAGTGTGCATGCAGGCTCGTGTTCACAACACCTAACTGAGAGACCTCGAAGAGGACCGAGACGCTGCAGAGGAGACTGATGTCTGGATTGAAGGTGGTCAGTTCCACTATCACAGACCAGGTCTTCTCATCCAGCCAGTGGCCTTTCTGGAGCTCGCTGAGCCTCAGTGTGGAATTAAACTGCTGCTCTGctggaaaaaaatagaaggcGTATCCTCCTGAGCCATAGGTGTGCAGCAGCCCATAGGAAGAGTACGCCCACCTCTTCTCTGGAAGCCTGTAAGTAAACCCTCCGGCCGTCTGGTCAGTGTCCCGCTTACTAACTCTATTCCATGACCCAGAGTAGTTTTTTGTGTCTTCTGGGTCAATGCCATATTCGGGGTGACAGCGAATCTCTCCTTTGAGGCTGCCCTCCACAAATTTCTTGGCCGGCATACACGTTATCTCTCCAGGTTGTGCCCTCACCTGCCTCATCAGTGGCAGGCCAAGGATTTTAGAGGAGCTATCAGGGAAAAATGTGGGATTCGGGTCATTGTGGAGCAGAGGCAACAGCACCCTGTTCAGCCACTGATAGATGTCTTCCAGCCTGGCCACGCCTGCCAGATCCACAGAGAACTGGTCGCGAATAAACTGATTATAGTAAAAGCTGTCAGTGGGGCGCAGGACGGCGACTAGGCTCAGCAAGAGAGCCAGAAAGATGAAGTGAGTGAGGATGTAACTCAGGAACAGGAAAGCTCTTCTCTTgatcctcttctttcttttgaatATTGTGATTTCGTCTTGAGTGAGAGGCTGGTACATTCTCGAGTTTCGGAGCTCCATGACATACCGGTGGCgtctgtccatttcttctgggtCCTTCCGAATGTTGTGCAGCTTGATCTCAGTGAAGCGGCTATTGCCGATCCACGAAACGTTTTTGCAGTACTTGGCCCTCCGTGTTCTGTAGCCGGACACGAGTATGATTTTTGATGGCTGCACTAGGAAGACTGACTGCGTGAACGCACAGAACGATGCAAACAGCCATGCTGTTGACTTTTCCAGGCCGTAAGTCAACCCATAAAATATGATGAAGAAGGACGATACTGCACAGGTAAGGAAAACCAAGAGCCAGGCGACACAAACACACCATGGGGGCAGGACTATTCTGGTCTTCTCTTTAAGGGCTCTCGAACCTGGCTGGGGAGGATGCTCATCAGAAACATTAGTATTGTCTTCAATATTTCGGCTGTTGGTGTTTATATTTCTTCCTTGGATGTGGGAGAATTTGCTTTGTGCTTGAGTGACCTTGCTTTGGGCTCTGGAGACCTTGCTTTGGGCTCTGGAGACCTTGCTTTGGGCTCTGGAGACCTTGCTTTGGGTTCGGGAGACCTTGCTTTTGATGGGAAACCCCTGGCTTTCTGCTTGCTTGGCCGGGGGCTGTCTTTTAGAGGTGACGTTGACAGAAGCCTTGGGCTTTGCACGATGTCTCTTAGACATAGGCTCCTGGGAGCTTGCCTTGGCAGTTTCATAGGCATGCCAGTTTCCCAATCGTTCTTCCCAGTGCTCACTTGCTGGCGGTTGCAAAGGATGTTTCCGAGGAGTGACCTCACTTAGAGTCACCCGAGGTCTCCTCTGGGAATAGATGAACAAAGATTTGATCACTAGTTGCACAGGGAGGGTAATAAAGGCACTTTCCAATCCGATCACCATCGGCCTGATGTACTTTTGCTCTTGTGGCTCTGCTTCGATCTCCTTCTCTAGACTAAAGAACATAATATTACAGAGAAGCGTGGACAGCAACATGGCTAAGCAACAGGACAGCCTCTGGAGCCTGTTGAACGGTGTAGAAATGACACCAGAAAAAACGGAGAACCACAAGTGGCTTCTCCCCAGCTTGTAACTAAAATCTATGAGGAAAAAGTCCATTTTCTTGAGAGGCTTATCTGGGGGGGTAACTTGAAAGGTTCGATCCAGAGATGTGTCAATAGAAAGCCATTCTCGGCACATGAAGAGCCAGATGTGTCTGGTGAACAGATTCTCCACTTTGATTCTACTTAAATACCATTCAGGGGACCTGCCCTCATTGTTGTGCCACACGCGGAGGGAATGGATGTCGCCCAAGTCCTTTTGCGTCGCTAGGAGGAAAGTGCAGATGCTTCCTCGGTAGAGAGTTGTAAATTGTGGATGGCTTAAACAGTGCACATCGCTGCTACCTTCGGTTCCATGCAGTTGGATAAAGACATTGGCCCTGGTGCCAGAACCACAACGGCTTCCTGTAAAAACAGTGACTAGGTAACACACATTATCATAAGGATCGTTATCAAGGAGAACTATCACATGCTCCCTAAGATACTGGTCCGTTTCATCTCTGTGCAAGGCCCAGAACGCAAGGATCAAGTACAACAACATAATGAGAAGTACCGTGAAGAGAGTCACAGGGTTTTGGGTGACGTTCTTGACGGCCTCCACTCGTAAATCCACAGGGTTAGGGACCACGATCACCTTGGCCGTCAAATAGTGGGTACGCAGGCGAAGGTTGGCCTGTTTGATTATATCCAGCTGCCGTTTGGCCCGCCGTGGGTTCTTGCACATACAGTGCACTCTTTGCCAGGTGGTCTTCTCTCCCACAACGCAGGTGTCTTCTCTCCAGTCGCTCTGGATCCCAAACATGTCCAAACATTCAGTGCTGAAAACAGAAATTCTCACCAACTTGTTATTGGGGTTTAGGACGAAACGAGGTGCCTGTAGAACCACAGCGACGGTGCACTCAGAGGAATCGGTTCGCTGAGCTATGACCTGCACCAGGGCCGCGGGGAGGCAGACCACCCGTGTCTCCTTCACCGGACACTCCGGGTCAAACAGGTCACTCTCGTTGGCAATTGGAGGGATTTTATGGGGCACCAGGTAGCTGGTCATAAAAGAGTTGGGTGTGATCTCACGGCCCGCGTACACAGACACCGTGAACAAGACGGACACGTCTGTCAGGATGTGGATCAACACGTCCCTCCCTGCTGCACTGTCCACAACAAAGCTGAACGCCCCTGTCGTCTTTGCCGATGACTCATCCACTGCGTAAGGCTCTGAGCTGGGTCCCACCGTGAGATTGAAAGTTCCAAAGCTCAGGTTTTTCCTGATGAGGTACACTTCCACTGCATCAGGTGGCATCTCAATCACGTCACCCGTGACCTCGACTCCTGTCATTCGGAATCCAACCACCTGGGTCAAAATGTTTTCCCCATGATTTAGCCAAGGGAAAGGGTCATCCGCAAATTCACAGAACATCGTGGAGATGGgagcgttggcaggcagactaGCAACGCTGTTCACATTTAGGGTGGGATAAAAACAATTCTGACAGTGCTTCTGGGTGCTGAAGAACTTGGTAACATTCcacttttcagttttcttgacGTGCATTTTAAAGTTGGAGGTCCTCAAGGCAGTGGTCTTGTTCTCTGGCACCTTCACAGCCAGTACTGTGTCTGCTAGAGATTCAACCACGTGGAAAGGCTCCTCGAACACTTCATAATGGACCAGCAGCTTCAGGATGTTAGACAAGGTTGTTAATATTCCAGTGCACACACTTTCTATTTGCTCAGAAGAAATGCTCTTATCTCTCTGATGACTATCTTGGAGGGCTTGGCTTGCTTGCCAAGTCCTCACTGTGGCCAGTTTctgagagaatgcactgatcTCAGAGGTTTTTTCTGTTAATTTAGTAACAGCCATAACCACTTGGCTAATATTCGCCAAAGTGTTTATAGGAAGAATGAGTGTCTGATTGAAAAGGTGTTCTCGGAGTTTAACTTTGTCAGCTTGCAGACTTGCATCAGTTTTCATGCTATTCATGACAGAAGCTACTACGTATATTAAATAACTTGCATTTAGAAAATCCTGCTGTTGAAGCAAAGTGGACAGGGAGGAATTTGGTCCCGTGGTGAAGTTGGATAACTCCTCCAGCACAGTCGTTGATGACTTTACGTCAGTGGGAGGCCGCACAGTGGCATACAAGTTCACCTGGGAAAAAGCTCCCAGAGAGGTATTATATGCCTGGGCAATTATTTTCAAGGCATAATGACTGTCCAACACACCaacagggagaaaggaagggggcGATGTGGAATTCTTCCCCAAATACAGGATGGATCCAAAGTTATTCTCTTTCACAGAACTGATTTCACCAAAACCATGCACCTCAGGAactattattttatatgtaagaaCAATGTTCTTATGCTTGAAATGAGTACAAATGACAACAAACTGAGTAATGAAGGAAATTCCTTTTTCTGGAACAATTGTGCAGTCTATGGTTATAGGGACATGGTGAATAATGAAAGGATACCTTAAGACCAACGTGACTCCACTCCAAGTTGCTGCATTTAGAGAAATCCAAAACTTATCTTCCTTGAAACTCCAGAAAGCAAAAGCTTTTATAGACACATAAGCACCATGCCGTCCTGTTGAAGTTTGCCCCGTCCAGTCAAATGGCACCTCCTGACCTGAAGACGTCAGAATGGACCACCGATAGACATCTCGGCCTGCTGTACAACCTGTGCAATCCAGAGACAACGA includes these proteins:
- the LOC108636121 gene encoding polycystic kidney disease and receptor for egg jelly-related protein-like gives rise to the protein MKRLTSWAAGTPLTTLTPGHSGPRTTPAVTPARAPAAPRPTRRVRWASALRLRRSSHRAPGSPARGLPVATPASARRAPSDTRALVQARRPEAALRSVTAPRAPGERGAGFGGLGAGRARVSLRARAAPGGGIFLSGRRGLCLPAGRPPSLAPRCLRAHVQVRARRAAANAAPAPVDLQLSAPGGRLSLRWLSRLPRSLGPLEWTFRLGLLGPAAAQSRALPRRALPRGRRSYPGFVARTECPTDGPTPVFLEAVGPNSSEATESSVSCQVSRPMTCKLDPVRINRNDDKPVRLTRDMGDTFNATVILFCPVQQYYLRIWYIYPVPYVGAVPDWTKPMQNPPVKADRTSTVLTIFPYSFTWGVYLFNFSVVVRTWDPRVPGQEDSDSIYVVIFRRPLNAVISGPSNITSNFTDGVTLNGNTSSDPEETDPLEKERLKFLWYCTTNPRDYDGQKITVISKEVCLPEQVDLKWTWASGPILTLSPETLQGGRVYFFRLVIQKTGRSAFADATLRVLQGNPVASISCIENCDQVLVLSERFSLSLDCTGCTAGRDVYRWSILTSSGQEVPFDWTGQTSTGRHGAYVSIKAFAFWSFKEDKFWISLNAATWSGVTLVLRYPFIIHHVPITIDCTIVPEKGISFITQFVVICTHFKHKNIVLTYKIIVPEVHGFGEISSVKENNFGSILYLGKNSTSPPSFLPVGVLDSHYALKIIAQAYNTSLGAFSQVNLYATVRPPTDVKSSTTVLEELSNFTTGPNSSLSTLLQQQDFLNASYLIYVVASVMNSMKTDASLQADKVKLREHLFNQTLILPINTLANISQVVMAVTKLTEKTSEISAFSQKLATVRTWQASQALQDSHQRDKSISSEQIESVCTGILTTLSNILKLLVHYEVFEEPFHVVESLADTVLAVKVPENKTTALRTSNFKMHVKKTEKWNVTKFFSTQKHCQNCFYPTLNVNSVASLPANAPISTMFCEFADDPFPWLNHGENILTQVVGFRMTGVEVTGDVIEMPPDAVEVYLIRKNLSFGTFNLTVGPSSEPYAVDESSAKTTGAFSFVVDSAAGRDVLIHILTDVSVLFTVSVYAGREITPNSFMTSYLVPHKIPPIANESDLFDPECPVKETRVVCLPAALVQVIAQRTDSSECTVAVVLQAPRFVLNPNNKLVRISVFSTECLDMFGIQSDWREDTCVVGEKTTWQRVHCMCKNPRRAKRQLDIIKQANLRLRTHYLTAKVIVVPNPVDLRVEAVKNVTQNPVTLFTVLLIMLLYLILAFWALHRDETDQYLREHVIVLLDNDPYDNVCYLVTVFTGSRCGSGTRANVFIQLHGTEGSSDVHCLSHPQFTTLYRGSICTFLLATQKDLGDIHSLRVWHNNEGRSPEWYLSRIKVENLFTRHIWLFMCREWLSIDTSLDRTFQVTPPDKPLKKMDFFLIDFSYKLGRSHLWFSVFSGVISTPFNRLQRLSCCLAMLLSTLLCNIMFFSLEKEIEAEPQEQKYIRPMVIGLESAFITLPVQLVIKSLFIYSQRRPRVTLSEVTPRKHPLQPPASEHWEERLGNWHAYETAKASSQEPMSKRHRAKPKASVNVTSKRQPPAKQAESQGFPIKSKVSRTQSKVSRAQSKVSRAQSKVSRAQSKVTQAQSKFSHIQGRNINTNSRNIEDNTNVSDEHPPQPGSRALKEKTRIVLPPWCVCVAWLLVFLTCAVSSFFIIFYGLTYGLEKSTAWLFASFCAFTQSVFLVQPSKIILVSGYRTRRAKYCKNVSWIGNSRFTEIKLHNIRKDPEEMDRRHRYVMELRNSRMYQPLTQDEITIFKRKKRIKRRAFLFLSYILTHFIFLALLLSLVAVLRPTDSFYYNQFIRDQFSVDLAGVARLEDIYQWLNRVLLPLLHNDPNPTFFPDSSSKILGLPLMRQVRAQPGEITCMPAKKFVEGSLKGEIRCHPEYGIDPEDTKNYSGSWNRVSKRDTDQTAGGFTYRLPEKRWAYSSYGLLHTYGSGGYAFYFFPAEQQFNSTLRLSELQKGHWLDEKTWSVIVELTTFNPDISLLCSVSVLFEVSQLGVVNTSLHAHSFSLAHFNRKYSADSAENYLYLAIFIFFLAYTVDEVYVITQERTAYVQSVYNLLNFALKCIFTLWIVLFVRKHFLAIGVVRAYLSNPEDFIPFHAVAQVDYTMRVILGFLVFLTILKTLRYSRVFYDVRLAQRAIQIALPGICHMALVVSVYFFVFMAFGYLVFGQHEWNYSDMIHATQTIFSYCVSAFENTEFFNNRVLGVLFLSSFLLVMICILINLFQAVILSAYEEMKQPVYEEPSEEAEAMTYLCHRVRSAFCCLCFKPRAEDEPRFFINMVYGQPEKKSRRYLGLKTRNINGKKMVYLVV